A stretch of the Amycolatopsis sp. BJA-103 genome encodes the following:
- a CDS encoding MCE family protein, translating to MRSFVPDLIKILVFAVVTVLLTAILGATIANTNFGETSGYTAKFTDASGLKEGDDVRIVGVKVGQVGAIEVEEGEKNFAQVHFDVQTTHRLPASVTATIKYRNLVGQRYLSLGTDIGDEKSLPRGGIIPPERTKPALNLTVLFNGFKPLFRALNPEDVNKLSYEIIQVFQGEGGTITSLLAHTASVTSAIAGKDKIIGDVIANLNTVLGTVEKRSPQLGELIDQTQRLVTGLAEQRQPIGEAVTALGDLTVATTGLLADARPALKDDVVQLGALSQNLGDSEQLLDHLLQVLPGNLQKFTRTLSYGSWFNYYLCGISGSIGIKSLNIELPITPLPGTQRPERCGP from the coding sequence GTGAGGTCCTTCGTGCCGGATCTGATCAAGATCCTCGTCTTCGCCGTGGTCACCGTGCTGCTCACCGCGATCCTCGGCGCCACCATCGCGAACACCAACTTCGGCGAGACCTCGGGCTACACGGCCAAGTTCACCGACGCGTCCGGGCTCAAGGAGGGCGACGACGTCCGCATCGTCGGCGTGAAGGTCGGACAGGTCGGCGCGATCGAAGTCGAGGAGGGCGAGAAGAACTTCGCCCAGGTCCACTTCGACGTCCAGACCACGCACCGGCTGCCCGCCTCGGTGACCGCGACCATCAAGTACCGCAACCTGGTCGGGCAGCGGTACCTCTCGCTCGGCACGGACATCGGGGACGAGAAGTCGTTGCCGCGAGGCGGGATCATCCCGCCCGAGCGCACCAAACCGGCGCTGAACCTGACCGTGCTCTTCAACGGGTTCAAACCGCTCTTCCGCGCGCTGAACCCCGAGGACGTCAACAAGCTCTCCTACGAGATCATCCAGGTCTTCCAGGGCGAGGGCGGCACGATCACCAGCCTGCTCGCGCACACCGCGTCGGTCACGTCGGCCATCGCGGGCAAGGACAAGATCATCGGTGACGTCATCGCGAACCTCAACACGGTGCTCGGCACGGTCGAGAAGCGCTCGCCGCAGCTGGGCGAGCTGATCGACCAGACCCAGCGGCTGGTCACCGGGCTCGCCGAGCAGCGGCAGCCGATCGGAGAGGCGGTCACGGCGCTGGGCGACCTCACCGTCGCCACGACGGGCCTGCTCGCCGACGCCCGGCCCGCGCTCAAGGACGACGTCGTCCAGCTCGGGGCCCTGTCGCAGAACCTCGGCGACTCCGAACAGCTGCTCGACCATCTGCTGCAGGTGCTGCCGGGCAACCTGCAGAAGTTCACCAGGACGCTGAGCTACGGCAGCTGGTTCAACTACTACCTGTGCGGGATCTCCGGCAGCATCGGCATCAAGTCGCTCAACATCGAACTGCCGATCACGCCGCTGCCCGGCACGCAGCGACCGGAGAGGTGCGGGCCGTGA
- a CDS encoding MCE family protein, translated as MNRGTLLQRLRHQVLGLIFLVVVVLFFVTTIAFYQKAFTTVTLVKLETDRIGNQMREGADVKVRGMVVGEVRTIRAHGDRATMDLALQPDKTSVIPSNVSARLLPKTLFGERYVALQIPERPERHIGEGDVIPQDRSSSAIELETVLGNVMPLLQAVQPEKMASTLNAVASALDGQGKQLGSTLAGLSDYLGKVNPSLPDLKADITGLADAAEIYDKAAPDLLAALSDLTTTSKTLVESQRGLADVYSTVTAASLDLTSFLKVNQDNLIRLTTSLQPTLDVLAKYAPEYPCLLKQLAGSVPRAELAFGKGTAHPEVSRVTIEFTPSRGKYLPGVDEPKYNDKRGPRCYPEVPPPGRWPQYPPDGAIDDGSSKPAPPRDPDGTLPSGGSAGGSVVNTPDEQRLIDLLVSPAMGTTPDRVPNWGSLLVGPLYRGAEVELR; from the coding sequence GTGAACAGGGGGACACTGCTGCAGCGGCTCCGGCACCAGGTGCTCGGGCTGATCTTCCTCGTGGTGGTCGTGCTGTTCTTCGTCACCACCATCGCCTTCTACCAGAAGGCCTTCACCACGGTGACCCTGGTGAAACTGGAGACCGACCGCATCGGCAACCAGATGCGCGAGGGCGCGGACGTCAAGGTACGCGGGATGGTCGTCGGCGAGGTGCGGACGATCCGGGCCCACGGCGATCGCGCGACGATGGACCTGGCGCTGCAGCCGGACAAGACGTCGGTCATCCCGTCGAACGTGTCCGCGCGGCTGCTGCCGAAGACGTTGTTCGGTGAGCGGTATGTCGCTTTGCAGATTCCGGAAAGGCCGGAGCGGCACATCGGCGAGGGCGACGTCATCCCGCAGGACCGCAGCAGCAGCGCGATCGAACTGGAAACCGTGCTCGGCAACGTGATGCCGCTGCTGCAGGCCGTCCAGCCGGAGAAGATGGCCAGTACGCTCAACGCCGTCGCGTCCGCTTTGGACGGTCAGGGCAAGCAACTCGGCTCGACGCTGGCGGGGCTTTCGGACTATCTCGGGAAGGTGAACCCGTCGCTGCCCGATCTCAAGGCCGACATCACCGGACTGGCCGACGCCGCCGAGATCTACGACAAGGCCGCGCCGGATCTGCTGGCCGCGCTGTCGGACCTGACCACCACGAGCAAGACCCTGGTCGAGAGCCAGCGCGGTCTCGCCGACGTCTACTCGACGGTGACCGCGGCGTCGCTCGACCTGACGAGCTTCCTGAAAGTGAACCAGGACAACCTGATCCGCCTCACCACCAGCCTCCAGCCCACTTTGGACGTCCTCGCGAAGTACGCGCCGGAGTACCCCTGCCTGCTCAAGCAGCTGGCCGGATCGGTGCCCCGCGCGGAACTCGCGTTCGGCAAGGGCACCGCGCATCCCGAGGTCAGCCGGGTGACGATCGAGTTCACGCCGAGCCGCGGCAAGTACCTGCCCGGCGTCGACGAGCCGAAGTACAACGACAAACGCGGCCCTCGGTGCTATCCGGAGGTCCCGCCGCCGGGACGCTGGCCGCAGTACCCGCCGGACGGCGCGATCGACGACGGGTCCTCGAAACCCGCGCCGCCACGTGATCCCGACGGCACCCTGCCTTCCGGCGGGAGCGCGGGCGGTTCGGTGGTGAACACGCCGGACGAGCAACGGCTGATCGACCTGCTCGTGTCGCCGGCGATGGGGACGACGCCGGACCGGGTGCCGAACTGGGGCAGCCTGCTGGTGGGGCCGCTGTACCGGGGCGCGGAGGTGGAACTGCGATGA
- a CDS encoding glucose 1-dehydrogenase: MGRLDGKVALITGGARGQGEAAARLFVAEGARVVIADLNDLDGKKLAADLGEAAVYQHLDVGDEAEWDAAIERTVSEFGPPTVLVNNAGILHFSELGKTTLADYERVIRVNQIGAFLGMRSVVEPMTGAGGGSIVNVSSVEGLAGMPFLVAYTASKFAIRGMTKVAALELGAKNIRVNSVHPGAIDTPMVAAAAGGQKIDMSWVGKKVALGRVGQPEDIAKLVLFLASDESSYSTGSEFVADGGATATHALKF, from the coding sequence ATGGGCAGGCTCGACGGCAAGGTGGCCCTGATCACCGGCGGTGCCCGTGGCCAGGGTGAGGCGGCCGCGCGGCTGTTCGTCGCCGAGGGCGCGCGGGTGGTGATCGCCGACCTCAACGACCTCGACGGCAAAAAACTCGCCGCGGATCTCGGCGAGGCCGCCGTCTACCAGCATCTCGACGTCGGCGACGAGGCCGAGTGGGACGCCGCGATCGAGCGCACGGTCTCCGAGTTCGGCCCGCCGACGGTGCTGGTCAACAACGCGGGCATCCTGCATTTCTCGGAACTCGGGAAGACCACGCTGGCCGACTACGAACGCGTCATCCGGGTCAATCAGATCGGGGCGTTTCTCGGGATGCGTTCGGTCGTTGAACCGATGACCGGGGCCGGAGGCGGCTCCATCGTCAACGTGTCCTCTGTGGAAGGACTCGCCGGGATGCCGTTCCTCGTCGCCTACACCGCGAGCAAGTTCGCGATCCGCGGGATGACCAAGGTCGCGGCGCTCGAACTCGGCGCGAAGAACATCCGGGTCAATTCGGTCCATCCCGGCGCGATCGACACGCCGATGGTCGCCGCGGCGGCGGGCGGGCAGAAGATCGACATGTCGTGGGTCGGCAAGAAGGTCGCCTTGGGCCGCGTCGGGCAGCCGGAAGACATCGCGAAACTCGTGTTGTTCCTGGCCAGTGACGAAAGTTCGTACAGCACGGGCTCGGAATTCGTCGCCGACGGCGGTGCCACGGCGACGCACGCACTCAAGTTCTAG
- a CDS encoding MlaE family ABC transporter permease: MAAEPAVSDRTLEIIARPGAMLEGFGGQLSFYFRALAWTPRTIRRYGREVFRLLTEVSFGTGALAVIGGTLGVMIGMTLFTGLIVGLQGYSALNQLGTAALTGFISAYFNTREVAPLSAGLALSATVGCGFTAQLGAMRISEEIDALEVMGVPSMPYLVTTRVIAGVTAVIPLYAVGLLSSYLASRQITIWLYGQSAGTYDHYFTLFLPPEDVLWSFLKVIIFSVLVILSHCYYGYTASGGPAGVGVAVGRAVRTAIVLISVLDFFLSLAIWGATTTVRISG, encoded by the coding sequence ATGGCAGCCGAACCCGCTGTTTCGGACCGGACCCTGGAGATCATCGCGCGCCCCGGCGCGATGCTGGAGGGCTTCGGGGGGCAACTGTCCTTCTACTTCCGTGCGCTGGCCTGGACGCCGCGCACGATCCGGCGCTACGGCCGTGAGGTCTTCCGCCTGCTGACCGAAGTCAGCTTCGGCACCGGCGCGCTCGCGGTGATCGGCGGGACGCTCGGCGTGATGATCGGGATGACGCTGTTCACCGGTCTCATCGTCGGCCTGCAGGGCTATTCGGCGCTGAACCAGCTCGGCACCGCCGCGCTGACCGGCTTCATCTCGGCCTACTTCAACACCCGCGAGGTCGCGCCGCTTTCGGCCGGGCTCGCGCTTTCGGCCACCGTCGGCTGCGGCTTCACCGCGCAACTCGGCGCGATGCGGATCTCCGAGGAGATCGACGCGCTCGAGGTGATGGGCGTGCCGAGCATGCCCTACCTCGTGACGACACGGGTGATCGCCGGCGTCACCGCGGTCATCCCGCTCTACGCCGTCGGCCTGCTCTCGTCCTATCTCGCCTCGCGGCAGATCACCATCTGGCTCTACGGCCAGTCCGCGGGCACCTACGACCACTACTTCACGCTGTTCCTGCCGCCCGAGGACGTCCTGTGGTCGTTCCTCAAGGTGATCATCTTCAGCGTGCTCGTCATCCTGTCCCATTGCTACTACGGCTACACCGCCAGCGGCGGGCCCGCCGGGGTCGGGGTCGCGGTCGGCCGCGCGGTGCGGACGGCGATCGTGCTGATCTCGGTGCTCGACTTCTTCCTGAGCCTCGCGATCTGGGGCGCCACGACGACGGTGAGGATTTCCGGGTGA
- a CDS encoding 3-oxoacyl-ACP reductase, translating into MSLDGKTAIVTGAGAGLGRAEALALAAAGASVVVNDVSTAAQVVADEIEAEGGKAVAVTGDVSESSTADALLTAAVDHFGGLHVLVNNAGVLRDRMLFSMSDDEWDTVLGVHLRGHFLLSRNAGAYWRDKSKVDGAPVYGRVVNTASESFLLGAPGQPNYGAAKAGIAALTVSTARGLSRYGVRANAICPRARTAMTEGVFGADAPEGVDPLSVDHVAPFVSFLCSPESDRVNGQVFLVYGGMVALMRPPSVEQRFDTVNGTWTTEELATSVGGYFADRDPERMFSASEIMSLP; encoded by the coding sequence CGGCCGGGCCGAGGCGCTGGCGCTGGCCGCGGCGGGGGCCTCGGTGGTGGTCAACGACGTCTCGACGGCGGCGCAGGTGGTGGCCGACGAGATCGAGGCCGAGGGCGGCAAGGCCGTCGCGGTCACCGGCGACGTGTCGGAGTCCTCGACCGCGGACGCGCTGCTCACCGCCGCCGTCGACCATTTCGGCGGACTCCACGTCCTGGTCAACAACGCGGGCGTCCTGCGCGACCGGATGCTGTTCTCGATGTCCGACGACGAATGGGACACCGTGCTCGGCGTGCACCTGCGCGGGCACTTCCTGCTTTCCCGCAACGCGGGGGCGTACTGGCGTGACAAGTCCAAAGTGGACGGAGCTCCGGTGTACGGCAGGGTGGTCAACACCGCGTCGGAGTCCTTCCTGCTCGGTGCCCCCGGCCAGCCGAACTACGGCGCGGCCAAGGCGGGCATCGCCGCGCTCACCGTCTCCACCGCGCGCGGCCTCTCCCGCTACGGCGTCCGCGCCAACGCGATCTGCCCGCGCGCCCGCACCGCGATGACCGAAGGGGTCTTCGGGGCCGACGCGCCGGAAGGGGTCGACCCGCTTTCGGTCGACCACGTGGCGCCGTTCGTGTCCTTCCTCTGCTCGCCCGAGTCCGACCGGGTCAACGGCCAGGTGTTCCTCGTCTACGGCGGGATGGTCGCGCTCATGCGGCCGCCGTCGGTGGAGCAGCGGTTCGACACCGTCAACGGCACCTGGACCACCGAAGAACTCGCCACGAGCGTGGGCGGCTACTTCGCCGACCGAGACCCGGAACGCATGTTCTCCGCGTCCGAAATCATGTCGCTGCCGTGA
- a CDS encoding MlaE family ABC transporter permease yields MGALTQVGRLATLSWEVLRAIFKRPFQFREWIQQCWFFASVTILPTALVAIPFGAVIALQLGSLTQQIGAQSFTGAASALAIVQQASPLITALLVAGAGGSAVCADIGARKIREEIDAMEVLGVNPIQRLIVPRVLAAIVVSVLLNGLVSVVGVLGGYFFNVVMQGGTPGAYLASFNALAQVPDLWISEIKALLYGFVAGVVAAFRGLNPAGGPKGVGDAVNQAVVITFLLLFLINVVLTAIYLRIVPPKAM; encoded by the coding sequence ATGGGTGCGCTCACACAGGTCGGCAGGCTCGCGACCCTGTCGTGGGAGGTCCTGCGCGCGATCTTCAAACGCCCGTTCCAGTTCCGCGAATGGATCCAGCAGTGCTGGTTCTTCGCCAGCGTCACCATCCTGCCGACGGCCCTGGTGGCGATCCCGTTCGGCGCGGTCATCGCGCTGCAGCTCGGATCGCTGACGCAGCAGATCGGCGCGCAGTCCTTCACCGGCGCGGCGAGCGCGCTCGCGATCGTCCAGCAGGCCAGCCCGCTGATCACCGCGCTGCTGGTGGCGGGCGCGGGCGGCAGCGCGGTCTGCGCCGACATCGGCGCCCGCAAGATCCGCGAAGAAATCGACGCGATGGAGGTGCTCGGGGTCAACCCGATCCAGCGCCTGATCGTGCCCCGCGTCCTGGCCGCGATCGTGGTTTCGGTGCTGCTGAACGGTTTGGTCAGTGTCGTCGGGGTGCTCGGCGGCTACTTCTTCAACGTCGTCATGCAGGGCGGCACCCCGGGCGCGTACCTCGCCAGCTTCAACGCGCTCGCGCAGGTGCCGGACCTGTGGATCAGCGAGATCAAGGCGCTGCTCTACGGCTTCGTCGCCGGGGTGGTCGCGGCCTTCCGCGGGCTGAACCCGGCGGGCGGGCCGAAGGGCGTCGGCGACGCGGTGAACCAGGCCGTGGTCATCACGTTCCTGCTGCTGTTCCTGATCAACGTCGTGCTGACGGCGATCTACCTGCGGATCGTGCCGCCGAAGGCGATGTGA